TTTTACAGAGGAAGCATTGACGATATTAAAGACAAAGAAGAATTTAAGAATCATAAAAGCATATCAAAAACCATGTGATAAGGTAGAGTATGTAAAGGTAGATGGTGGTATCTTAGTGCAGGATAGAGATACAGCATTCTCCGATGATTTTAAGGTAGTAACTGAAAAATCTCCTACAGAATTGGAGATGACAGACCTAGTATTTGGAATGAAGGTGGTAAAACATGTGAAATCCAATGCCATAGTAGTTGTAAAAGATGGGATGGCTAAGGGAATAGGAACTGGGGAAACCAACAGAATATGGGCTACAAAACAAGCCATTGAAAGAGCCGGAGACGGGGCAATCTTAGCATCAGATGCATTTTTCCCATTTAGAGATGTAGTAGATGCATGTGCGACAGCAAAAATTGGTGCAATAGCCCAGCCTGGCGGATCTATGAGAGATCAAGAATCCATAGATGCATGTAATGAACATGGGATATCTATGGTACTTACAGGGATAAGACATTTTAAGCATTAAAAATTAAGTTTCATAGTCATTAACCTCTAAATAAAGGAGAGAGTATTTAAAAGTTGTATGATTTTAATATTTGAAATAAAGGAGTAAATTATGAAAATTTTAATTATAGGTAGTGGCGGTCGTGAACATGCTATTGCATGGAAATTTGCTCAAAACAATAAGGTAGAAAAAATATATGTAGCACCAGGAAATGCAGGGACTGAATTATTGGACAGATGTGAAAATATAGACCTATCTGATATTGAAGAGATGGTAGAATTTGCAGGAAAGAATAAGATAGGACTTACCATGGTGGGATCTGAGGAGCTGTTGGTAGAAGGGATAGTAGATAAATTTGAAGAAAAAGGACTGACTGTCTTTGGTCCTGATAAAAAATCTGCAATTTTAGAGGGCAGTAAGGCCTATTCCAAGGACTTTATGAAAAAATACGGGGTAAAAACAGCTGCCTATGAGATCTTTACCGATTATGACAGTGCTGTAAAATATCTGGATGAGATAGAATATCCTACTGTGGTAAAAGCCAGTGGTTTGGCTGCAGGAAAGGGTGTAATTATAGCTCAAAATAAAGATGAAGCAGTGGAAGCAGTGAAAGATATGCTGTTAGATCATAAATTCAGTGAGGCTGGATCTGAAATAGTTATAGAAGAATTTCTCACAGGGGTAGAAGCTTCGATCCTGTCCATCACCGATGGTAATACCATAGTACCATTTATATCTGCCAAGGATCATAAAAAGATCGGTGAAGGAGAAACAGGATTAAATACAGGGGGAATGGGAGTAATAGCTCCTAATCCATATGTAACATCTGAAATAATGAAAGATTTTATCGATGACATTATGACTCCCACCTTAGAAGGATTGAAGGCAGAAAAAATGAAGTTTAACGGAGTTATATTCTTCGGGTTGATGATAACGGAAAAAGGAGTATACTCCCTGGAATATAATATGAGACTGGGAGATCCTGAAACTCAAGCTGTGTTGCCATTGATGGAAAATGACTTTTTGGAAATTTTAGAGATGTGCATAGAGGGGAATTTGGATAAAGTTCAGATGAGCTGGAAGGATGCTTCTGCCTGCTGCGTTGTAGGAGTGTCTGGGGGATATCCTGAAAATTATAATAAGGGATATGAGATAACAGGTATTTCAGATGTAGATGATCTGGTGTTTATTGCAGGGGCTAAATTGGAAAAGGATAAATTCCTGACCAGTGGCGGACGTGTAATAAATATAGTGAGTTTAGGAGAAAATTTAGAAACTGCTTGTAAAAATACATATAGTTCTATGGATAAAATAAATTTTGAGGGGCTCTATTGCAGGAAAGACATAGGGAAAGTGTAGTTTCCCCTCTTCTCGATAAAGGGA
This window of the Psychrilyobacter piezotolerans genome carries:
- the purD gene encoding phosphoribosylamine--glycine ligase, translating into MKILIIGSGGREHAIAWKFAQNNKVEKIYVAPGNAGTELLDRCENIDLSDIEEMVEFAGKNKIGLTMVGSEELLVEGIVDKFEEKGLTVFGPDKKSAILEGSKAYSKDFMKKYGVKTAAYEIFTDYDSAVKYLDEIEYPTVVKASGLAAGKGVIIAQNKDEAVEAVKDMLLDHKFSEAGSEIVIEEFLTGVEASILSITDGNTIVPFISAKDHKKIGEGETGLNTGGMGVIAPNPYVTSEIMKDFIDDIMTPTLEGLKAEKMKFNGVIFFGLMITEKGVYSLEYNMRLGDPETQAVLPLMENDFLEILEMCIEGNLDKVQMSWKDASACCVVGVSGGYPENYNKGYEITGISDVDDLVFIAGAKLEKDKFLTSGGRVINIVSLGENLETACKNTYSSMDKINFEGLYCRKDIGKV